The Mus musculus strain C57BL/6J chromosome 2, GRCm38.p6 C57BL/6J genome has a window encoding:
- the Lnpk gene encoding endoplasmic reticulum junction formation protein lunapark isoform X3 codes for MEKETYKTAKLILERFDPDSKKAKEFEPPSAGAAVTAKPGQEIRQRTAAQRNLSPAPASSSQGPPPQGPVSPGPAKDASAPGGPPERTVAPALPRRLGSPATSVPGMGLHPPGPPLARPILPRERGALDRIVEYLVGDGPQNRYALICQQCFSHNGMALKEEFEYIAFRCAYCFFLNPARKTRPQAPRLPEFSFEKRQAVEGSSSTGPTLLESVPSAESQLIEDSLEEQDVLDNSTEQRDDKIPVTEQTSQVIEKTSGPEEPAENQEETENEETSTNEAKSPVLRADSVPNLEPSEESLVTK; via the exons atggaaaaagaaacttaTAAGACAGCTAAGTTAATTCTTGAAAGGTTTGATCCAGACTCAAAGAAAGCAAAG GAGTTTGAGCCGCCATCTGCTGGAGCAGCTGTAACTGCAAAGCCAGGACAAG AGATTCGTCAGCGAACTGCAGCTCAAAGAAACCTTTCCCCAGCACCAGCAAGCTCTAGTCAGGGTCCTCCTCCACAAGGTCCAGTGTCTCCTGGGCCAGCGAAGGACGCTTCAGCTCCTGGGGGACCGCCAGAAAGAACTGTTGCTCCAGCCTTGCCCAGGCGCCTTGGATCCCCTGCTACTTCAGTTCCTGGAATGG gCCTTCACCCTCCAGGTCCACCTTTAGCAAGACCCATTCTCCCCCGAGAACGAGGTGCTCTGGATAGAATTGTTGAATACTTAGTTGGTGATGGTCCACAGAACAG GTACGCCCTCATATGTCAGCAGTGTTTTTCTCACAATGGCATGGCTTTGAAGGAAGAATTTGAATATATTG CTTTTCGATGTGCCTACTGTTTTTTCTTGAATCCTGCAAGAAAAACGAGACCTCAAGCTCCACGGCTTCCAGAGTTTAGTTTTGAGAAGAGGCAGGCAGTGGAAGGCTCAAGCTCAACTGGTCCCACGCTACTAGAAAGTGTGCCCTCAGCAGAAAGCCAGCTCATTGAAG acTCTTTAGAAGAACAAGATGTTCTTGATAATAGTACTGAGCAGAGAGATGACAAAATACCAGTTACAGAGCAGACAAGCCAAGTGATTGAAAAAACATCTGGTCCAGAGGAGCCAGCAGAGAACCAAGAAGAGACTGAGAACGAGGAAACCTCAACAAACGAAGCCAAGTCACCTGTTCTCAGAGCTGATTCTGTTCCTAATCTTGAACCAAGTGAAGAATCTTTGGTGACAAAGTAG
- the Lnpk gene encoding endoplasmic reticulum junction formation protein lunapark isoform X4, whose protein sequence is MEKETYKTAKLILERFDPDSKKAKEFEPPSAGAAVTAKPGQEIRQRTAAQRNLSPAPASSSQGPPPQGPVSPGPAKDASAPGGPPERTVAPALPRRLGSPATSVPGMGLHPPGPPLARPILPRERGALDRIVEYLVGDGPQNRYALICQQCFSHNGMALKEEFEYIAFRCAYCFFLNPARKTRPQAPRLPEFSFEKRQAVEGSSSTGPTLLESVPSAESQLIEGGTIPQMSHFLSEISGVKSNWLKVNPSKTL, encoded by the exons atggaaaaagaaacttaTAAGACAGCTAAGTTAATTCTTGAAAGGTTTGATCCAGACTCAAAGAAAGCAAAG GAGTTTGAGCCGCCATCTGCTGGAGCAGCTGTAACTGCAAAGCCAGGACAAG AGATTCGTCAGCGAACTGCAGCTCAAAGAAACCTTTCCCCAGCACCAGCAAGCTCTAGTCAGGGTCCTCCTCCACAAGGTCCAGTGTCTCCTGGGCCAGCGAAGGACGCTTCAGCTCCTGGGGGACCGCCAGAAAGAACTGTTGCTCCAGCCTTGCCCAGGCGCCTTGGATCCCCTGCTACTTCAGTTCCTGGAATGG gCCTTCACCCTCCAGGTCCACCTTTAGCAAGACCCATTCTCCCCCGAGAACGAGGTGCTCTGGATAGAATTGTTGAATACTTAGTTGGTGATGGTCCACAGAACAG GTACGCCCTCATATGTCAGCAGTGTTTTTCTCACAATGGCATGGCTTTGAAGGAAGAATTTGAATATATTG CTTTTCGATGTGCCTACTGTTTTTTCTTGAATCCTGCAAGAAAAACGAGACCTCAAGCTCCACGGCTTCCAGAGTTTAGTTTTGAGAAGAGGCAGGCAGTGGAAGGCTCAAGCTCAACTGGTCCCACGCTACTAGAAAGTGTGCCCTCAGCAGAAAGCCAGCTCATTGAAG GAGGAACAATACCTCAGATGTCTCATTTTCTATCTGAAATCTCCGGAGTGAAGTCTAACTGGCTCAAAGTGAACCCCAGTAAG acTCTTTAG